The following coding sequences are from one Sciurus carolinensis chromosome 11, mSciCar1.2, whole genome shotgun sequence window:
- the LOC124960158 gene encoding olfactory receptor 10G6, whose amino-acid sequence MQSGNQTSVLHFILVGLHHPPHLGVPLFLAFLVIYILTVSGNGLIILTVLVDVRLHRPMYWFLCHLSFLDMTISSAIVPKMLAGFLLDSRAISFGGCVIQLFSFHFLGCTECFLYTLMAYDRFLAICKPLHYATIMTRSVCNYLAFGTWLGGTIHSLFQTSFIFRLPFCGPNRVDYFFCDIPAMLRLACADTTINELVTFVDIGFLALTCFMLILTSYGYIVAAILRIRSADGRLNAFSTCAAHLTVVIVYYVPCTFIYLRPGSQEPLDGVVAVFYTVITPLLNPIIYTLRNKEMKAALRRLGGLKEIQPH is encoded by the coding sequence ATGCAAAGTGGAAACCAGACATCTGTGTTGCACTTCATTTTGGTGGGCCTGCACCACCCACCACACCTGGGGGTACCACTCTTCCTTGCTTTCCTTGTCATCTACATACTCACTGTGTCTGGCAATGGGCTCATCATCCTCACCGTCTTGGTGGATGTCCGGCTCCACCGCCCCATGTACTGGTTCCTATGTCACCTCTCCTTCTTGGACATGACCATTTCCTCTGCCATTGTCCCCAAGATGCTGGCTGGCTTTCTCTTGGATAGTAGGGCTATCTCCTTTGGGGGCTGCGTAATCCAactcttctctttccatttcctggGCTGCACTGAATGCTTCCTTTACACACTCATGGCTTATGACAGGTTCCTGGCCATTTGCAAGCCTTTACACTATGCTACCATCATGACCCGGAGTGTCTGCAACTACCTGGCTTTTGGCACCTGGCTGGGAGGGACCATCCATTCACTTTTCCAAACAAGTTTCATATTCCGGCTGCCCTTCTGTGGCCCAAACCGAGTTGATTACTTCTTCTGTGACATCCCTGCCATGCTGCGTCTAGCCTGTGCTGACACCACCATCAATGAGCTGGTCACCTTTGTGGACATTGGCTTCCTGGCCCTCACATGCTTTATGCTTATTCTCACATCCTATGGCTACATTGTGGCTGCCATCCTGCGAATCCGGTCAGCAGACGGGCGTCTCAatgccttctccacctgtgccgCCCACCTCACTGTGGTCATTGTTTACTATGTGCCCTGCACCTTCATTTACCTGCGGCCTGGCTCACAGGAACccctggatggggtggtagctGTCTTCTACACAGTCATCACTCCCCTGCTCAACCCCATCATCTACACACTCCGCAACAAAGAGATGAAGGCGGCCTTACGGAGGCTGGGAGGCCTCAAGGAAATACAGCCTCACTGA
- the LOC124960338 gene encoding olfactory receptor 10G9-like: MLNVSLVTTFFLTGLPHAPALDTMLFGIFLVIYILTVLGNLLILLVIRVDSHLHTPMYYFLTNLSFIDMWFSTVTVPKMLMALVSPGGRAISFYSCVAQLYSFHFLGSTECFLYTVMSYDRYLAISYPLRYSSMMSGRVCALLATGTWLSGSLHSAVQTTLTFRLPYCGPSQIQHYFCDAPPILKLACADTSAIEMVIFVNIGVVASGCFLLIVLSYVSIVCSILRIRTSEGRHRAFQTCASHCIVVLCFFVPCVFIYLRPGSRDLMDGVVAVFYTVLTPLLNPVVYTLRNKEVKKALLKLKDQVVHSQSE; encoded by the coding sequence ATGCTAAATGTGAGCCTTGTGACAACCTTCTTCCTCACTGGCCTTCCCCATGCTCCAGCGCTGGACACCATGCTCTTTGGCATCTTCCTGGTGATCTACATtctcactgtgctggggaacctcctcATCCTGCTGGTGATCAGGGTGgattcccacctccacacccccatgtactacTTCCTCACCAACCTGTCCTTCATTGATATGTGGTTCTCCACTGTCACGGTGCCCAAAATGCTGATGGCCTTGGTGAGCCCGGGCGGCAGGGCCATCTCCTTCTACAGCTGTGTGGCCCAGCTCTATTCCTTCCACTTCCTGGGGAGCACCGAGTGTTTCCTCTACACGGTCATGTCATATGATCGCTACCTGGCCATCAGTTACCCACTCAGGTACTCCAGCATGATGAGTGGGAGAGTGTGTGCCCTGCTGGCCACGGGCACCTGGCTCAGTGGCTCCCTGCACTCTGCGGTCCAGACCACGCTGACATTCCGCTTGCCCTACTGTGGGCCCAGCCAGATCCAGCATTACTTCTGTGATGCACCACCCATCCTCAAGCTGGCCTGTGCTGACACTTCAGCCATTGAGATGGTCATCTTTGTGAACATTGGGGTGGTGGCCTCAGGCTGCTTTCTGCTGATAGTTCTGTCCTACGTGTCCATTGTCTGCTCCATCCTGAGGATCCGCACCTCAGAGGGCAGACACAGAGCCTTTCAGACCTGCGCCTCCCACTGCATCGTGGTCCTTTGTTTCTTTGTGCcctgtgttttcatttacctGAGACCTGGCTCCAGGGACCTCATGGATGGGGTTGTGGCTGTTTTCTACACTGTACTGACACCTCTTCTCAACCCTGTTGTGTACAccctgaggaacaaggaggtgAAGAAAGCTCTGTTGAAGCTGAAGGACCAAGTGGTCCATTCTCAGAGCGAATAA
- the LOC124960285 gene encoding olfactory receptor 10G9 translates to MLNVSLVTTFFLTGLPHAPALDTMLFGIFLVIYILTVLGNLLILLVIRVDSHLHTPMYYFLTNLSFIDMWFSTVTVPKMLMALVSPGGRAISFYSCVAQLYSFHFLGSTECFLYTVMSYDRYLAISYPLRYSSMMSGRVCALLATGTWLSGSLHSAVQTTLTFRLPYCGPSQIQHYFCDAPPILKLACADTSANEMVIFVNIGVVASGCFLLIVLSYVSIVCSILRIRTSEGRHRAFQTCASHCIVVLCFFVPCVFIYLRPGSRDLMDGVVAVFYTVLTPLLNPVVYTLRNKEVKKALLKLKDQVVHSQSE, encoded by the coding sequence ATGCTAAATGTGAGCCTTGTGACAACCTTCTTCCTCACCGGCCTTCCCCACGCTCCAGCGCTGGACACCATGCTCTTTGGCATCTTCCTGGTGATCTACATtctcactgtgctggggaacctcctcATCCTGCTGGTGATCAGGGTGgattcccacctccacacccccatgtactacTTCCTCACCAACCTGTCCTTCATTGATATGTGGTTCTCCACTGTCACGGTGCCCAAAATGCTGATGGCCTTGGTGAGCCCGGGTGGCAGAGCCATCTCCTTCTACAGCTGTGTGGCCCAGCTCTATTCCTTCCACTTCCTGGGGAGCACCGAGTGTTTCCTCTACACGGTCATGTCATATGATCGCTACCTGGCCATCAGTTACCCACTCAGGTACTCCAGCATGATGAGTGGGAGAGTGTGTGCCCTGCTGGCCACGGGCACCTGGCTCAGTGGCTCCCTGCACTCTGCGGTCCAGACCACGCTGACATTCCGCTTGCCCTACTGTGGGCCCAGCCAGATCCAGCATTACTTCTGTGATGCACCACCCATCCTCAAGCTGGCCTGTGCTGACACCTCGGCCAACGAGATGGTCATCTTTGTGAACATTGGGGTGGTGGCCTCAGGCTGCTTTCTGCTGATAGTTCTGTCCTATGTGTCCATTGTCTGCTCCATCCTGAGGATCCGCACCTCAGAGGGCAGACACAGAGCCTTTCAGACCTGCGCCTCCCACTGCATCGTGGTCCTTTGTTTCTTTGTGCcctgtgttttcatttacctGAGACCTGGCTCCAGGGACCTCATGGACGGAGTTGTGGCTGTTTTCTACACTGTTCTGACACCTCTTCTCAACCCTGTTGTGTACAccctgaggaacaaggaggtgAAGAAAGCTCTGTTGAAGCTCAAGGACCAAGTGGTCCATTCTCAGAGCGAGTAA